From Triticum aestivum cultivar Chinese Spring chromosome 4A, IWGSC CS RefSeq v2.1, whole genome shotgun sequence, a single genomic window includes:
- the LOC123084400 gene encoding disease resistance protein Pik-2-like: MEGAAQSVVSNVGQLVAKEFWLLRGVGSEVVELRDELATMNALLLMQSEAGEGGVDHVVREWMKQVRELACDADDCVDLYIFRIKRRPSDGFLVKSKRLLATLFPRRLLAGDIRALRSRAIAISERHARYSSSRTVYLSQLAPDPAVTDLSTQRLRPGRADANDPDDFVGVEELNTVIDMVEGEKDDGKLKVFSIVGLGGLGKTTLAFEVCRQVKTKFQCQAQVSVSRAFDSSKDLRGLLKRVLQQILQVNDKGIETEKVYSVGNIDAMDVEMLTKKLKEHLQGKRYLIVLDDVSTVAVWAAIRSKLPESTCGSIIIVTTQLDSVAQACSGASVCEDHIYHMKPLNREDSEKLYVRRVLGIMEGGPRGDSIHNYLNDEINQMLRRCGGHPLAIVCIGGLWASHSWRDSTVMWGDICRSIGSSMDTYPTPAVTRKIAVLSFNYLSRELKRCMMYLSIFPEDYLISKIRLLKRWIVEGLIPEKQGLTLMETAEAYYNELVNRGMIDQAGCIVTYCNRVDMCRVHDIMLDVMVSKSLEANFVSLVGTQYDGMSYDIVRRLSIHGADGGNQYYRSRKMVNGIEGMNVQHVRSLSTFRSEGHKLLLDQLGMFKLLRVLDLEDCKDLKNKHLRYICKMYLLKFLSLRGTDVSMMPREVCDLEHLQILDVGDTLLDTLPKTMIKLIKLERLMFSNRERLLTLWILPKGISKMKALREVSRVAIENIEVAIEIGDLQQLEQIFVYVNTNVHNNDMDYHPLLDLDMPPQLLRYLSFGGFIPRIPDWVGSLAFLAEFTISGTKLVGNQPFEVLCKARNLNHITFQMDFYIDRDLVACSAHKFSSLKSVRVIAAAETPEMFSFEEDSMTPLEILEVDFGDWQKSIAGIEHLKNLKLVRLSGSSNNASLMEVAEKLKEESDRRGKSDDNNQRPFTVGVRYN, encoded by the exons atggaggGCGCGGCGCAGTCCGTTGTGAGCAATGTTGGGCAGCTGGTGGCCAAAGAGTTCTGGCTGCTCCGCGGCGTCGGCAGCGAGGTCGTTGAGCTGAGGGACGAGCTGGCAACCATGAACGCCCTCCTCCTTATGCAGTCTGAAGCCGGTGAGGGTGGAGTGGACCACGTCGTCAGGGAGTGGATGAAGCAGGTGCGGGAGCTCGCATGTGACGCCGACGACTGCGTCGATCTCTACATATTCCGCATCAAGCGCCGTCCCAGCGACGGCTTCCTCGTCAAGTCCAAGCGCCTGCTTGCGACCCTTTTTCCTCGCCGTCTGCTCGCCGGTGACATCAGAGCCCTCCGCTCCCGAGCTATAGCCATTAGCGAGCGCCATGCTCGTTACAGCTCTAGCCGAACGGTATACCTCTCTCAGCTTGCCCCTGACCCGGCAGTGACGGACCTGTCCACACAAAGGCTTCGCCCTGGCCGTGCCGACGCCAACGACCCTGATGATTTCGTGGGCGTTGAAGAGCTCAACACAGTGATCGACATGGTGGAAGGCGAAAAGGATGACGGCAAGCTTAAGGTTTTCTCCATCGTTGGGCTCGGAGGGCTCGGCAAAACTACGCTCGCCTTTGAAGTTTGCCGGCAGGTGAAGACCAAGTTCCAGTGCCAAGCGCAGGTGTCCGTGTCTCGGGCGTTTGACAGCAGCAAGGACCTGCGGGGGTTGCTGAAACGCGTGCTTCAGCAGATTTTGCAGGTGAATGATAAAGGCATCGAGACGGAGAAAGTGTATTCCGTGGGTAACATCGACGCAATGGATGTGGAGATGCTGACCAAGAAACTCAAGGAACATCTCCAGGGCAAGAG GTACCTCATTGTGCTTGATGATGTATCGACAGTAGCTGTGTGGGCTGCAATCCGGTCCAAATTGCCAGAAAGCACATGCGGCAGCATAATTATTGTGACAACTCAGTTAGATAGTGTGGCGCAAGCATGCAGTGGAGCAAGTGTATGTGAAGACCACATATACCATATGAAGCCGCTCAACCGTGAAGACTCGGAGAAGCTTTATGTGAGGAGAGTACTTGGTATCATGGAAGGTGGGCCCAGGGGAGACTCTATCCACAATTATCTCAACGATGAAATTAACCAAATGTTGAGGAGATGTGGGGGGCATCCGTTAGCCATTGTTTGCATTGGAGGCCTTTGGGCAAGCCATAGTTGGCGCGATTCCACAGTTATGTGGGGAGACATTTGTAGATCAATCGGTTCATCCATGGATACCTACCCAACCCCTGCTGTAACAAGGAAGATCGCCGTGCTTAGCTTCAATTACCTGTCTCGTGAGCTCAAGCGTTGCATGATGTATCTTAGCATTTTCCCGGAGGATTATCTAATCAGCAAAATCCGGCTCTTGAAAAGATGGATTGTAGAAGGACTGATACCTGAGAAGCAGGGGCTTACTTTGATGGAGACTGCTGAGGCCTACTACAATGAGCTGGTGAATAGGGGCATGATTGACCAAGCTGGCTGTATAGTTACCTACTGTAATAGGGTGGATATGTGTAGGGTGCATGACATTATGCTTGATGTTATGGTGTCCAAATCCCTAGAAGCTAACTTTGTTAGCTTGGTGGGCACTCAGTATGACGGGATGTCATACGATATTGTTCGCCGTCTCTCCATTCATGGTGCAGATGGGGGGAACCAATACTATCGATCCAGGAAAATGGTGAATGGAATTGAGGGGATGAACGTGCAGCATGTCCGATCACTGAGCACATTCCGGTCTGAAGGCCACAAGTTGCTGCTAGACCAGCTAGGGATGTTCAAGCTGCTGAGGGTACTTGATCTGGAAGACTGCAAGGACCTAAAAAACAAGCATTTAAGGTACATTTGCAAGATGTACCTTCTTAAGTTCTTGAGCTTGAGGGGTACAGATGTCAGTATGATGCCTCGCGAAGTCTGTGATCTAGAGCATTTGCAAATACTTGATGTCGGTGACACTCTCCTCGACACACTTCCCAAGACTATGATAAAGCTGATCAAACTTGAGCGACTGATGTTCTCCAACAGAGAAAGGCTGTTGACCCTATGGATACTGCCCAAAGGAATCTCAAAGATGAAGGCATTGCGTGAAGTGAGTAGAGTAGCCATAGAAAATATTGAGGTTGCCATAGAGATCGGTGATCTACAACAACTGGAACAGATATTTGTTTATGTCAACACAA ATGTCCACAACAATGACATGGACTATCATCCCCTGCTGGATCTTGACATGCCACCACAGCTTTTGCGGTACCTTAGCTTTGGTGGATTTATTCCTCGGATTCCCGACTGGGTCGGTTCACTTGCATTTCTTGCCGAGTTCACTATTTCAGGCACAAAACTTGTTGGCAACCAACCATTTGAGGTCCTTTGTAAAGCTCGAAACCTGAATCACATCACATTTCAGATGGATTTTTACATTGACAGAGATCTGGTTGCATGCAGTGCCCACAAGTTTTCTTCGCTCAAGAGCGTAAGAGTCATCGCTGCTGCTGAAACTCCTGAAATGTTCAGTTTTGAGGAAGACTCCATGACACCTCTCGAGATACTTGAGGTGGACTTCGGAGACTGGCAGAAGAGCATTGCTGGGATCGAGCACTTGAAGAACCTTAAACTGGTGCGACTCAGTGGTAGCAGCAATAATGCTTCACTGATGGAAGTAGCGGAAAAGCTGAAAGAAGAGAGTGACAGACGAGGCAAGTCCGACGACAACAATCAGCGCCCCTTCACGGTTGGAGTGAGATACAACTGA